The following are encoded in a window of Variovorax paradoxus genomic DNA:
- a CDS encoding MFS transporter, which yields MPIALLALTAGAFGIGTTEFVIMGLLMQVSTDLQVSITAAGLLISGYALGVAVGAPVLTIATRKLPRKTVLLALMAIFTLGNLACALAPNYEMLMAARVITSLAHGTFFGVGSVVATGLVAPERRASAIAIMFTGLTAATLLGVPAGAWLGLQFGWRSAFWAVTVIGVLALMVLAVFVPRVKGEVKPAPLREELAVLARPQVLLGLAMTVLGFAGVFVVFTYIQPLLTQLTGLSESAVSPILLVFGGGLAVGNILGGKLADRAPMAAVLGTLVALAVVLGAMQFTIGTPFTAVVFVGLLGVASFATVAPMQLRVLEKASGAGQNLASSLNIAAFNLGNALGAWVGGVTIDHGPGLHALGWVAALLTLVGLAIALWSRSLDRRAQKAGQLPADGASARA from the coding sequence ATGCCCATCGCTCTTCTTGCCCTCACCGCCGGTGCCTTCGGAATAGGCACCACCGAATTCGTCATCATGGGCCTGCTCATGCAGGTGTCGACGGACCTTCAGGTCTCCATCACGGCCGCCGGCCTGCTGATCTCGGGCTACGCGCTCGGGGTCGCGGTCGGCGCGCCCGTGCTCACCATCGCCACCCGCAAGCTGCCGCGCAAGACCGTGCTGCTCGCGCTGATGGCGATCTTCACGCTCGGCAACCTCGCCTGTGCGCTCGCGCCCAACTACGAAATGCTGATGGCCGCGCGCGTCATCACCTCGCTGGCGCACGGCACCTTCTTCGGCGTCGGCTCTGTGGTCGCCACCGGCCTCGTAGCGCCCGAGCGCCGCGCCTCGGCCATCGCGATCATGTTCACCGGCCTCACCGCCGCCACGCTGCTCGGCGTGCCCGCCGGTGCGTGGCTGGGCCTGCAGTTCGGCTGGCGTTCGGCCTTCTGGGCGGTGACGGTGATCGGCGTGCTCGCGCTCATGGTGCTCGCCGTGTTCGTGCCGCGCGTGAAGGGCGAGGTCAAACCCGCGCCGCTGCGTGAAGAGCTCGCCGTGCTGGCGCGCCCGCAGGTGCTGCTCGGCCTGGCGATGACGGTGCTCGGCTTTGCCGGCGTGTTCGTGGTCTTCACCTACATCCAGCCGCTGCTCACGCAGCTCACCGGCCTGTCGGAGTCGGCCGTGTCGCCGATCCTGCTGGTGTTCGGCGGCGGCCTCGCCGTCGGCAACATCCTCGGCGGCAAGCTGGCCGACCGCGCACCGATGGCCGCCGTGCTCGGCACGTTGGTGGCGCTGGCCGTGGTGCTCGGCGCGATGCAGTTCACCATCGGCACGCCCTTCACCGCCGTGGTGTTCGTCGGCCTGCTCGGCGTGGCCTCGTTCGCGACCGTGGCGCCGATGCAGCTGCGCGTGCTGGAGAAGGCTTCGGGTGCGGGCCAGAACCTCGCGTCGAGCCTCAACATCGCGGCCTTCAACCTCGGCAACGCACTCGGCGCGTGGGTCGGCGGCGTGACGATCGACCACGGCCCCGGGCTGCACGCCCTGGGCTGGGTGGCCGCGCTGCTCACGCTCGTGGGCCTGGCGATTGCACTCTGGAGCCGTTCGCTCGACCGTCGTGCGCAAAAGGCCGGTCAGCTGCCAGCCGACGGCGCCTCCGCACGGGCCTGA
- a CDS encoding fumarylacetoacetate hydrolase family protein, producing the protein MTPDQKALTEALIAARQANHTLDATPWTDALPDATQAYEVQDAVAAALGWFDGIPKTWKSGGGSRSATLTHAPLPPHGVRQSPANFSDLTFHTPGIEAEIALRLGQDVTPAQAAALDHDNSAALIDAMAVSVEIVDARWQDLATTPALLRLADSQVHGALALGDWQPYAAVDCASQRCETKIGEAETVVREGTHPLADPTWLLPIWLRHLTRHGQTVPAGTVVTTGSWVGVLPCRRGDQVKAEFPGIGAVRLSV; encoded by the coding sequence ATGACGCCCGACCAAAAAGCCCTCACCGAAGCCCTCATCGCCGCACGCCAGGCCAACCACACGCTCGACGCTACGCCCTGGACCGACGCACTGCCAGACGCAACGCAGGCCTACGAAGTGCAAGACGCCGTAGCCGCAGCCCTCGGTTGGTTCGACGGCATCCCGAAGACCTGGAAGTCCGGCGGTGGCTCCCGCAGCGCCACGCTCACGCATGCCCCGCTGCCCCCACATGGTGTGCGCCAGAGCCCCGCCAACTTCAGCGACCTCACATTCCACACCCCTGGCATCGAAGCAGAGATTGCATTGAGACTCGGCCAGGACGTCACACCCGCCCAAGCCGCCGCACTCGACCACGACAACTCAGCAGCGCTCATCGACGCCATGGCCGTCTCCGTCGAAATCGTCGATGCGCGCTGGCAAGACCTGGCCACCACACCCGCCTTGCTGCGCCTGGCCGACTCGCAGGTACACGGCGCGCTCGCGCTCGGCGACTGGCAACCGTACGCCGCCGTCGACTGTGCCTCGCAGCGCTGCGAAACAAAAATCGGCGAGGCTGAAACCGTCGTGCGCGAAGGCACGCATCCGCTGGCCGATCCGACGTGGCTGCTGCCGATCTGGCTGCGCCACCTCACGCGCCACGGCCAGACCGTGCCCGCCGGCACCGTCGTCACCACCGGTTCGTGGGTCGGCGTGCTGCCCTGCCGCCGCGGCGATCAGGTGAAGGCCGAGTTCCCCGGCATCGGCGCCGTACGCTTGAGCGTGTAA
- a CDS encoding LysR substrate-binding domain-containing protein, with protein MPRIDVNRSGEMEAFVQVVEAGGFSAAARLLDMTPSAVSKLVARLELRLGIQLVHRSTRKLQLTPEGLHFYERSTRVLADMDEAERCAAAGAAPRGRVSINASVSFGHHKLVPLVPRLLEMHPEITLDIALTDRIVDLMDERADIAIRWGQLPSSDLVARRLGETSQSIVAAPDYLAKYGTPRTPQELEAHNRLGWSYRRNTPDWPLRVDGRMVMLPVAGPVRAGDGETLRQLAIAGAGVARLSLYHIQHDIDAGRLVPLLEEFNPGEIEPIHAVYIGKAGTLPARVRAVLDFLVACSGVSGGRYTLKRTAPMPGNSAFT; from the coding sequence ATGCCGCGCATCGACGTCAACCGCTCCGGTGAAATGGAGGCCTTCGTGCAGGTGGTGGAGGCGGGCGGTTTCTCGGCGGCGGCACGGCTGCTCGACATGACGCCCTCGGCCGTCAGCAAGCTGGTGGCGCGGCTTGAGCTGCGCCTGGGTATCCAGCTCGTGCACCGTTCCACGCGCAAGCTGCAGCTCACGCCCGAGGGGCTGCATTTTTACGAGCGCAGCACGCGCGTGCTGGCCGACATGGACGAGGCCGAGCGTTGCGCCGCAGCCGGTGCGGCGCCGCGCGGGCGCGTGAGCATCAACGCGAGTGTGTCTTTCGGGCATCACAAGCTGGTGCCGCTGGTGCCGCGCCTGCTCGAGATGCATCCGGAGATCACGCTCGACATTGCGCTGACCGACCGCATCGTCGATCTGATGGACGAGCGCGCCGACATCGCGATCCGCTGGGGCCAGTTGCCGTCGTCCGACCTGGTGGCGCGGCGCCTGGGCGAAACCAGCCAGTCCATCGTGGCGGCGCCGGACTACCTGGCGAAGTACGGCACGCCGCGCACGCCGCAGGAACTGGAGGCGCACAACCGGCTGGGCTGGAGCTACCGGCGCAACACGCCCGACTGGCCGTTGCGCGTCGACGGCCGCATGGTGATGCTGCCGGTGGCGGGGCCGGTGCGCGCGGGCGACGGCGAGACGCTGCGGCAGTTGGCGATTGCGGGGGCGGGTGTGGCGCGGCTGTCGCTGTATCACATCCAGCACGACATCGATGCGGGCCGGCTGGTGCCTTTGCTCGAAGAATTCAACCCGGGCGAGATCGAGCCGATCCACGCGGTGTACATCGGCAAGGCCGGCACGCTGCCCGCGCGGGTGCGGGCGGTGCTCGATTTTCTGGTGGCGTGCTCGGGCGTGAGCGGTGGGCGTTACACGCTCAAGCGTACGGCGCCGATGCCGGGGAACTCGGCCTTCACCTGA
- a CDS encoding dienelactone hydrolase family protein — MTQPMDRTDPLDDFTRRGITLASATKAVYVAGTGPAVIVMTEMPGISPHVARFARWVRDAGFTVYMPSMFGRDGVVPDAEEGKAVFQRACVSAEFRAFAGNASSPVTQWLRALARLAHAECGGPGVGAIGMCFTGNFALTMMLEPAVLAPVLSQPSLPMDNPGGIEISPEEIAQVRQRLEREDLTVMAYRFEGDRFCRAQRFAAYADALGDRFVARVLPDSAANTRDLPSFFSQLVASPHSVVTAHLIDEAGQPTIAARDEILSFFARRLSGVSDQARAEAPSAGS, encoded by the coding sequence ATGACGCAGCCCATGGACAGGACCGATCCGCTCGACGACTTCACGCGCCGCGGGATCACGCTCGCCAGCGCCACCAAGGCGGTCTACGTGGCCGGCACCGGCCCGGCCGTGATCGTGATGACCGAGATGCCCGGCATCAGCCCGCACGTGGCGCGCTTCGCCCGCTGGGTGCGCGACGCCGGCTTCACGGTCTACATGCCGTCGATGTTCGGTCGCGACGGCGTCGTGCCGGACGCGGAGGAGGGCAAGGCCGTGTTCCAGCGCGCCTGCGTGAGCGCCGAGTTCCGCGCCTTCGCGGGCAACGCCTCGAGCCCGGTGACGCAGTGGCTGCGCGCGCTGGCGCGGCTGGCGCATGCCGAATGCGGCGGGCCGGGTGTGGGCGCGATCGGCATGTGCTTCACCGGCAACTTCGCACTCACGATGATGTTGGAGCCCGCGGTGCTGGCGCCCGTGCTGTCGCAGCCGTCGCTGCCGATGGACAACCCCGGCGGCATCGAGATTTCTCCGGAAGAGATCGCCCAGGTGCGGCAACGCCTGGAGCGCGAAGACCTGACCGTGATGGCCTATCGCTTCGAGGGCGACCGCTTCTGCCGGGCCCAGCGTTTCGCGGCGTATGCAGACGCGCTGGGCGATCGCTTCGTGGCCCGCGTGCTGCCCGACAGCGCGGCCAACACGCGCGACCTGCCGTCGTTCTTCTCGCAGCTGGTGGCGAGCCCGCACAGCGTGGTGACGGCGCACCTGATCGACGAGGCCGGCCAGCCGACGATCGCGGCGCGCGACGAGATCCTTTCGTTCTTCGCGCGCCGCTTGTCGGGTGTGTCGGATCAGGCCCGTGCGGAGGCGCCGTCGGCTGGCAGCTGA
- a CDS encoding GNAT family N-acetyltransferase codes for MNRPLVTVRPATAADAHTLAALAIQVWLDTYATDGVNDLLGRYVLSTFTPAAFTAWAEAPGVALRVAQVDGHLVGYALLQFGAVQPLAPGRDTELRTLYVQSPFARSGVGSMLLREARNAAHARTGSDGLWLTVNVKNLRACAFYEKHGLAVTGLTQFVLGDERHDNHVMATPRS; via the coding sequence ATGAACCGTCCGCTTGTCACCGTTCGTCCCGCCACCGCAGCCGATGCGCACACCTTGGCCGCGCTCGCAATCCAGGTGTGGCTCGACACCTACGCGACCGACGGTGTGAACGACCTGCTCGGACGCTACGTGCTCTCGACCTTCACGCCGGCTGCGTTCACTGCGTGGGCCGAGGCGCCTGGTGTCGCACTGCGGGTGGCGCAAGTCGATGGCCATCTCGTCGGTTACGCGCTGCTGCAATTCGGCGCCGTACAGCCGCTCGCGCCTGGCCGTGACACCGAGCTGCGCACGCTCTATGTGCAGTCACCGTTCGCACGCAGCGGCGTCGGTTCAATGCTGCTGCGCGAAGCCCGCAACGCCGCACATGCGCGCACAGGCAGCGACGGCCTGTGGCTCACCGTGAACGTGAAGAACCTGCGCGCCTGCGCGTTCTACGAAAAGCACGGGCTCGCCGTGACGGGGCTGACGCAGTTCGTGCTCGGCGACGAACGACACGACAACCACGTGATGGCCACGCCGCGCAGCTGA
- a CDS encoding GlxA family transcriptional regulator: MHDFTVLVLPGSFGTSTAVTLDVLAAAATLAPRHKMPRPTWRVVSPGGGVVPLSNGLQIDTLAMPRRARTDGSTWIVPGLGVDKPADLALRLTDDNARAAIDTVRRHAARGGAVAASCSAVFLLQAAGLLHARRVTTSWWLAPELRRLEPDCHVDADRMVCADGPVSTAGAAFAQSDLMLHLLRTRFGPALAEAVSKVLLIDGRQAQAPFVVPSMLSNGNELISRLTQRIEAALPTPPSVAALADEFAMSQRTLARRVRAATGLGALALVQSVRLNRARMLIESSRMTIEQVATQVGYEDATALRRLMRKSAGAPPSRFRSALQTA, translated from the coding sequence ATGCACGATTTCACCGTTCTCGTCCTTCCGGGCAGCTTCGGCACCAGCACCGCCGTCACGCTCGACGTGCTCGCCGCAGCCGCCACGCTCGCACCGCGCCACAAAATGCCCCGCCCCACCTGGCGCGTGGTGTCGCCCGGCGGCGGCGTGGTGCCGCTGAGCAACGGGCTGCAGATCGACACCCTCGCCATGCCCCGCCGCGCGCGCACCGACGGCTCGACGTGGATCGTGCCCGGGCTCGGCGTCGACAAGCCCGCCGACCTTGCATTGCGCCTCACCGACGACAACGCCCGTGCCGCCATCGACACGGTCCGACGTCATGCCGCGCGCGGCGGTGCGGTCGCGGCCTCGTGCTCGGCGGTGTTCCTGCTGCAGGCGGCGGGCCTGCTGCACGCGCGCCGCGTCACGACCTCGTGGTGGCTGGCGCCCGAGCTGCGCCGTCTGGAGCCCGATTGCCATGTCGATGCCGACCGCATGGTGTGTGCCGACGGACCGGTCAGCACCGCCGGCGCGGCCTTCGCGCAGTCGGACCTCATGCTCCATCTGCTGCGCACGCGCTTCGGCCCCGCGCTGGCCGAGGCCGTGAGCAAGGTGCTGCTGATCGACGGCCGCCAGGCGCAGGCTCCGTTCGTCGTGCCGTCGATGCTGTCCAACGGCAACGAACTGATCTCGCGCCTCACGCAGCGCATCGAAGCCGCGCTGCCCACGCCGCCCAGCGTGGCCGCGCTGGCCGATGAGTTCGCGATGTCGCAGCGCACGCTGGCCCGGCGCGTACGCGCCGCCACCGGCCTGGGTGCGCTGGCGCTGGTGCAGAGCGTGCGACTCAACCGCGCGCGCATGCTGATCGAGAGCAGCCGCATGACCATCGAACAGGTCGCGACGCAGGTCGGCTATGAAGACGCCACGGCGCTGCGGCGGCTGATGCGCAAGTCAGCCGGCGCGCCCCCGAGTCGATTCCGGTCGGCCTTGCAGACGGCGTGA